The following nucleotide sequence is from Carboxydothermus pertinax.
TATCACTTTCTCGGCAGCTAATCTTTCTTCTATATCCCTAATCACCCCGGCTCCGTGCATGGGATAAACAACCTTCGCCCCTATGTTGAACATGCTATCCCCCCCAAATTATAATTGTTTTTAGTATAACAAATTTTTTCCTGCCTGTCAAAAAAATAAAAATATTTTATCACAACTATTTTTATGATGTCAACAAAATTTAACTATTTGCGACAAGATTATTCGACAAGATTATTAATTTGACAAGCAGCCAAGGCAACTTTATAATTTATGGTAGTAAAGGGAGGGGACCCAATGAAGGACCTATTATGCGACCATTTTCAGGAAACCGTTGGTGAATTATTAATCCGGCATAAAAGCATTTTAGACGTCTTATCTAAGTTAGATGAAGCTTCCGCGCGAGTACATCGCTCTACCATTAAAGCCGTTACCCAATGTGGCTGTTTAAAGATAGATGCTAAAAAGCCCACCATCCCAGAAGACGCCACCCTTTGGCAGTTAAAAGAAATCTTTAACTCCCATCTAAAAGGAGAACTTTGCTCTAACTGCAAGGACACCATTGAAAAAGAAATGGGGCGGCTTTTATTTTACTTAGCAGCCCTCTGTAATCACCTTGACATAAATCTTTATGATGTTTTTATCAAAGAGCAAAAAACTTTAGATACTTTAAATTACTTTAACTTTACCTAAGAAAAAAACCGTAGCTTTAAAAGCTACGGTTTTTTTATAACGTAAAATTAGTTTGTTCCCTAAGTCTTTTTAGCCCGTCTTTGATAGACCGTGCCCTAATCTCACCAATACCCTCCACATCATCAAGTTCTTCAATAGAAGCCCCCATAATACTTTTTAAATTGCCAAAGGTTTGCACGAGATTATCAATAACTGTTACCGGAAGTCTAGGTATTTTATCTAAAATCCGATAGCCCCGGGGTGAAACCGGCTGGTCTAAAATGCTGGCACTCCCTGGATACCCTAAAGCCCGGACAATTAATGAATAGTCTAAGAGGTCTTCTGAAGACCAGGTCCTGATCAAACCTAAAATTCCTTCGGGAGTTTTCTCCGGACCTAAAAGAGAATAATCCTGGATAATTAACAGCCCCTCGTCCTCCACATTGGCGATAAGTTCTTCTAACTGCATGCTAATGAGCCTACCTTCACTACCTAGCTCCCAAATATATCTTTCAATTTCCCGCTCAATTCTTAAAACCATTTCTACCCGTTGTAAAGCTTTAGCTACATCCAATAAAGTTACCATGTCGTCAAATTCAAGATTGGTTAGGCGCATTAAAGTTTTATCCAGTACTGCCCGGTATTTTTCCAGGGTAGCAATAGCTTGATTTGCCTTATTTAAAATTACGCTTACTTCCGAAAGAGAATATTTAAAATTTCCCTGGTATAAAGTAATTACTGAACGACGCTGGGAAATGGCAATCACTAAGGCATTAGTTTGTTTTGCTACCCTTTCCGCAGTACGGTGGCGAATTCCCGTTTCTGCCGAAGGTATCGCTGGGTCCGGAATGAGCTGGGCGTTCGCATATAAAATTTTTTTACCGTCCTCGCTTAAAATAATTGCCCCGTCCATTTTCGCCAGTTCATACAAATACGCAGGGCTATAATCCGTATTAATGGCAAAGCCTCCTTCGACTACTTCCATAATCTTAGCAGTGTCCCCAATTACAATTAAACCGCCGGTTTTGGCCCGGAGTATTTGTTCTAGACCTTCCCTTAAAGGGGTTCCCGGTGCTACACTCTTTAACGCTAAAACAATTCGTTCGTCTTTCATAAAATCCCCCTATATACTAAAAAGCTTAAATATTGCTTCCTGTAAATTTTTAAAATATACGATTTCCATCTCGGTTTTAAAGTTTATGCTTTGTTTGGGCAAAAATGCCTTTTTAAAGCCAAGCCTTTCCGCTTCCCGCAAACGTTTCTCAAGACCTATCACAGGTCTAATTTCTCCCGTTAAACCAATTTCCCCTAAAAACACCCCATCATTAGGTAGCGGTTCTTCTCTAAAGCTTGAAACAACTGCTAAAACCACTCCTAAGTCCGCTGCCGGCTCTGCTACTTTTAAGCCACCGACAACATTTAAATAAGCATCATGCACCGATACCCGAAACCCTAATTTTTTCTCTAATACCGCCAAAAGGAGCACAAAACGGTTATAATCAAAGCCCGTAGCCACCCGTCGCGGTGTACCAAAACCTGTAGGTGCAACCAGCGCCTGGACTTCAACTAAAAAAGGCCTGGAACCTTCTAAGCTAACAATCACCGCCGAACCTGGAGAGTCCCGATGGCGATCTAAACTTAAAAAAAACTCTGAAGGATTAGAAACTTCTTTTAAACCATCCCCCACCATTTCAAAAATTCCCAGCTCATTAGTTGAGCCAAAGCGATTTTTTACCGACCGTAAAAGGCGAAAAGTATTGTGCCTCTCTCCTTCCAAATATAAAACCACGTCAACCATATGTTCCATAACCCGGGGGCCAGCTAAATAGCCATCTTTGGTTACGTGACCAATTAAAAATATAGTTTTATTTTTTTCCTTGGAGAGCCTCATAAAACGACCAGTACTCTCCCGCACCTGAGCTACCGTCCCAGGAGCAGAGCCTAACTCAGGTAAGTACATTGTTTGGATGGAGTCAACAATGATTAAATCATAATTGCCTTTAACAGCAATTTCTTCAATTTCTGTTACATTAGTTTGGGTTATTAAATCTATTCCTTCCTGGATATTAAGCCGTTCGGCCCTTAATTTAATCTGGACTGGCGACTCCTCCCCGGACACATATAAA
It contains:
- a CDS encoding DUF1573 domain-containing protein is translated as MKDLLCDHFQETVGELLIRHKSILDVLSKLDEASARVHRSTIKAVTQCGCLKIDAKKPTIPEDATLWQLKEIFNSHLKGELCSNCKDTIEKEMGRLLFYLAALCNHLDINLYDVFIKEQKTLDTLNYFNFT
- the disA gene encoding DNA integrity scanning diadenylate cyclase DisA — encoded protein: MKDERIVLALKSVAPGTPLREGLEQILRAKTGGLIVIGDTAKIMEVVEGGFAINTDYSPAYLYELAKMDGAIILSEDGKKILYANAQLIPDPAIPSAETGIRHRTAERVAKQTNALVIAISQRRSVITLYQGNFKYSLSEVSVILNKANQAIATLEKYRAVLDKTLMRLTNLEFDDMVTLLDVAKALQRVEMVLRIEREIERYIWELGSEGRLISMQLEELIANVEDEGLLIIQDYSLLGPEKTPEGILGLIRTWSSEDLLDYSLIVRALGYPGSASILDQPVSPRGYRILDKIPRLPVTVIDNLVQTFGNLKSIMGASIEELDDVEGIGEIRARSIKDGLKRLREQTNFTL
- the radA gene encoding DNA repair protein RadA; protein product: MSKKIYLCQNCGYETYKWLGRCPGCESWNSFVEEKVSVKNRERVAGEAKPVGIAELVTVETKRFSTGFSEMDRVLGGGVVSGSLVLLVGDPGIGKSTLLLQLAGKIGQKQKVLYVSGEESPVQIKLRAERLNIQEGIDLITQTNVTEIEEIAVKGNYDLIIVDSIQTMYLPELGSAPGTVAQVRESTGRFMRLSKEKNKTIFLIGHVTKDGYLAGPRVMEHMVDVVLYLEGERHNTFRLLRSVKNRFGSTNELGIFEMVGDGLKEVSNPSEFFLSLDRHRDSPGSAVIVSLEGSRPFLVEVQALVAPTGFGTPRRVATGFDYNRFVLLLAVLEKKLGFRVSVHDAYLNVVGGLKVAEPAADLGVVLAVVSSFREEPLPNDGVFLGEIGLTGEIRPVIGLEKRLREAERLGFKKAFLPKQSINFKTEMEIVYFKNLQEAIFKLFSI